One window of the Thermococcus sp. P6 genome contains the following:
- a CDS encoding proteasome-activating nucleotidase, which produces MGVEDFDVERPNEYDDYVTYLKRRIRQLELQVRTLEADKERLEKELSRLRMEMSRLRQPPAFAGTLIELLDEDRAIVQNHNGPRFVVRIAPWIERENLKPGARVALDQRTMAVVELLPNEKDPSVLGFEVIERPEISYKDIGGLEEQLRELREAIELPLKHPELFEKVGIEPPKGVLLYGPPGCGKTLMAKALAHEVEGTFIRVVGSELVRKFIGEGARLVHELFELAKEKAPTIVFIDEIDAIGAKRMDETTGGEREVNRTLMQLLAEMDGFDPRGNVKIIAATNRPDILDPALLRPGRFDRIIEVPLPDFRGRLEILKVHTRKMNLRNVDLNAIAEMTEGASGADLKAIVTEAGMFAIRNRREEITHEDFLKAVEKVLGSEQKLAQKMALHEVMYG; this is translated from the coding sequence ATGGGTGTCGAAGACTTTGATGTTGAAAGACCGAACGAGTACGATGATTACGTCACTTACCTGAAAAGGCGCATAAGGCAGCTTGAACTACAGGTGAGAACGCTTGAGGCCGATAAGGAGAGGCTTGAGAAGGAACTCTCCCGCCTCAGGATGGAGATGTCCAGACTGAGGCAGCCGCCGGCCTTCGCCGGAACCCTCATAGAACTCCTCGATGAGGACAGGGCGATAGTTCAGAACCACAACGGGCCGAGGTTCGTGGTAAGGATAGCGCCGTGGATAGAGAGGGAAAACCTGAAACCCGGAGCGAGGGTGGCCCTCGACCAGAGGACGATGGCGGTGGTGGAACTCCTTCCGAACGAAAAGGACCCGAGTGTCCTCGGCTTCGAGGTCATCGAAAGACCCGAGATCAGCTACAAGGACATCGGAGGCCTCGAAGAACAGCTTCGGGAGTTAAGGGAAGCGATAGAACTGCCCCTGAAACACCCAGAGCTCTTCGAGAAGGTTGGGATCGAACCGCCCAAGGGGGTTCTCCTCTACGGGCCACCCGGATGCGGGAAGACCCTCATGGCAAAGGCCCTGGCACACGAGGTTGAAGGCACGTTCATAAGGGTCGTTGGCAGCGAGCTGGTGAGGAAGTTCATCGGCGAGGGTGCCCGTCTGGTTCACGAGCTTTTTGAACTCGCCAAGGAGAAGGCACCTACGATAGTCTTCATCGACGAGATAGACGCCATAGGCGCCAAAAGGATGGACGAGACAACCGGCGGCGAGAGGGAGGTCAATAGAACGCTCATGCAACTTCTGGCCGAGATGGACGGCTTCGACCCGAGGGGCAACGTGAAGATCATAGCGGCAACCAACAGGCCGGACATCCTCGATCCGGCTCTACTCAGGCCCGGAAGGTTCGACAGGATAATAGAGGTTCCGCTCCCGGACTTCCGCGGAAGGCTGGAGATACTCAAAGTCCACACGAGGAAGATGAACCTCCGGAACGTTGACCTGAACGCCATAGCGGAGATGACGGAGGGAGCGAGCGGGGCCGATCTAAAGGCCATAGTGACGGAGGCAGGGATGTTCGCCATAAGGAACAGGCGGGAAGAGATAACCCACGAGGATTTCCTGAAGGCCGTGGAGAAGGTGCTCGGGAGTGAGCAGAAGCTCGCCCAGAAGATGGCCCTTCACGAGGTCATGTACGGCTGA